In Ammospiza nelsoni isolate bAmmNel1 chromosome 30, bAmmNel1.pri, whole genome shotgun sequence, a single window of DNA contains:
- the SFTPC gene encoding pulmonary surfactant-associated protein C produces MEDSSKEALMEEAPPRYTESPRLPCIPHELKSLLLMVALVVVALVVVNVAFLLLGLHLSESHAETVLRMSIQGLDGEGSPQQLAVSRRERSGTFAVRDGRNGSAAVVYDYSKLLVGYRSWRHRACYITRVDKDNFPGLDAVTETFQRRQDEDKVGDKAVPLADRSILGTTINILCSTVPVFWCPSIKMPVPAVRLGWEWEEEEEEEEAAAMDSSMKQVVLEEEDSGNGCCCPGCCLPCATCCAKCCTKCSWCCTKCCARCGWCCAKCCCLPKCCECPKCPKCPKCPGCASCSGCLRKSLCFVPRLLCYLPRKLLSCGRLRCLLIVALVLVLLVVIVAGALLMWLSVEQRRGDSVLRAGLWGDDENAATFYLDSGDGNAATVIYDYRNLLVSYRARLHRACYVTRVDQDNMPGLDSVLESFQRRQAEDKISMPLADRSMLGTTAGILCSLLPVYWA; encoded by the exons ATGGAGGACAGCTCTAAAGAGGCGCTGATGGAGGAGGCACCTCCG AGGTACACGGAGTCCCCGCGcctgccctgcatcccccaCGAGCTCAAGAGCCTCCTGCTGATGGTGGCGCTGGTGGTGGTGGCCCTCGTGGTGGTCAACGTcgccttcctgctgctggggctgcacctcaGCGAGTCCCACGCCGAGACG GTGCTGCGGATGAGCATCCAGGGGCTGGATGGCGAGGGGAGCCCCCAGCAGCTCGCCgtgagcaggagggagaggagcgGCACGTTCGCCGTGCGGGACGGGCGCAACGGCTCGGCCGCCGTGGTGTACGACTACAGCAAG ctgctggtCGGATACAGGTCCTGGCGTCACCGTGCCTGCTACATCACCCGCGTGGACAAGGACAACTTCCCGGGGCTGGACGCTGTCACCGAGACCTTCCAGCGCCGGCAG GATGAGGACAAGGTTGGGGACAAGGCCGTGCCCCTGGCTGACCGCTCCATCCTGGGCACCACCATCAACATCCTGTGCAGCACCGTCCCCGTGTTCTGG TGCCCCAGTATAAAGATGCCAGTCCCTGCAGTCAGactgggctgggaatgggaggaggaggaggaggaggaggaggcagcagccatGGACAGCAGCATGAAGCAGGtggtgcttgaagaagag GACTCGGGGAacggctgctgctgcccgggctgctgcctgccctgcgcCACGTGCTGCGCCAAATGCTGCACCAAatgcagctggtgctgcaccaaaTGCTGCGCCAGATGCGGCTGGTGCTGCgccaagtgctgctgcctgcccaagTGCTGCGAGTGCCCCAAGTGCCCCAAGTGCCCCAAGTGTCccggctgtgccagctgctccgGCTGCCTCAGGAAGTCGCTGTGCTTCGTGCCCCGGCTGCTGTGCTACCTGCCCCGCAAGCTGCTGAGCTGCGGCCGCCTGCGCTGCCTGCTCATCGTGGCGCTGGTGCTGGTCCTGCTCGTGGTCATCGTGGCCGGCGCGCTGCTGATGTGGTTGAGCGTGGAGCAGCGCCGCGGCGACAGC GTGCTGCGGGCCGGTTTGTGGGGAGACGACGAGAACGCGGCCACTTTCTACCTGGACAGCGGCGACGGCAACGCGGCCACGGTCATCTATGACTACAGGAAT CTGCTGGTGAGCTACAGAGCCCGGCTGCACCGCGCCTGCTACGTGACCCGAGTGGACCAGGACAACATGCCGGGGCTGGACAGCGTGCTGGAGAGCTTCCAGCGCCGGCAG GCTGAAGACAAGATCTCCATGCCCTTGGCTGACCGCTCCATGCTGGGCACCACGGCGGGCatcctctgcagcctcctgcccGTCTACTGGGCTTAG
- the LGI3 gene encoding leucine-rich repeat LGI family member 3, protein MELRRWRMPREQLPALLLLLLAVAWLWLPAEGRRPPRPPPCPPSCSCTRDTAFCVDSKAVPKNLPPEVISLTMVNAAFTEIREAAFAHIPSLQFLLLNSNKFTLIGDNAFAGLSHLQYLFIENNDIQALSKATFRGLKSLTHLSLANNNLQTLPRDLFKPLDILSDLDLRGNSLACDCKIKWLVEWLESTNTTVPAVFCSSPGQFEGQRIRDLALGDFQCITTDFVMHQVLPFQAVSAEPFTYASDLYVALAQPSASSCSILKWDYVERKLRDFDRIPAHSAVHCKPIVAQEQLYVVVAQLFGGSYIYRWDTAVDKFIKIQDIDSQKIRKPNDIEAFQIEGDWYFVIADSSKAGSTSLYRLNQNGFYSHQALHAWHRDTDVEYVENDGKPRLIISSSSQAPVIYQWSRAQKQFVPQGEVGEMLDVQMVKHFRAKREQFLCLSRYIGDSKVVRWEGQRFVEVQTLPSRGSMVMQPFAVGQRQYLALGSDFSFTHVYLWEEEKQKFAKFQELSVQAPRAFRAVPAADVQLLLAPSFKANTLVYRHVVVDLSL, encoded by the exons ATGGAGCTGCGGCGTTGGAGgatgcccagggagcagctccccgctctcctcctcctcctcctggccgTGGCCTGGCTCTGGCTGCCGGCGGAGGGGCGGCGGCCCCCGCGGCCTCCCCCTTGCCCCccgagctgctcctgcacccgGGACACGGCTTTCTGCGTGGACTCCAAGGCCGTGCCCAAAAACCTGCCCCCCGAGGTCATCTCGCT GACCATGGTGAACGCGGCTTTCACGGAGATCCGGGAGGCGGCCTTCGCCcacatcccctccctgcagttTCT CCTCCTCAACTCCAACAAGTTCACGCTGATCGGGGACAACGCCTTCGCCGGGCTCTCGCACCTGCAGTACCT GTTCATTGAGAACAACGACATCCAGGCGCTCTCAAAGGCCACTTTCCGCGGGCTCAAGTCCCTGACACACCT CTCCTTGGCCAACAACAACCTGCAGACGCTGCCACGGGACCTCTTCAAGCCGCTGGACATCCTGAGTGACCT GGACCTCCGTGGCAACTCGCTGGCCTGTGACTGCAAGATCAAGTGGCTGGtggagtggctggagagcaccAACACCACGGTCCCCGCCGTGTtctgcagcagccccgggcagtTCGAGGGACAGCGGATCCGGGACCTGGCGCTCGGTGACTTCCAGTGCATCACCACGG atTTCGTGATGCACCAGGTCCTGCCCTTCCAGGCGGTGTCGGCCGAGCCCTTCACCTACGCCAGTGACCTGTACgtggccctggcccagcccagcgccagcagctgctccatcctcaaGTGGGACTACGTGGAGCGCAAACTCCGCGACTTCGACCGCATCCCCG CTCACTCGGCAGTGCACTGCAAGCCCATCGTGGCGCAGGAGCAGCTCTACGTGGTGGTGGCGCAGCTCTTTGGCGGCTCCTACATCTACCGCTGGGACACGGCCGTGGACAAGTTCATCAAGATCCAGGACATCGACAGCCAGAAGATCCGCAAGCCCAACGACATCGAGGCCTTCCAGATCGAGGGCGACTGGTACTTCGTCATCGCCGACAGCTCCAAGGCGGGCTCCACCAGCCTCTACCGCCTCAACCAGAACGGCTTCTACTCGCACCAAGCCCTGCACGCCTGGCACCGCGACACCGACGTGGAGTACGTGGAGAACGACGGCAAACCCCGGCTGAtcatctccagcagctcccaggcgCCCGTCATCTACCAGTGGAGCCGGGCCCAGAAGCAGTTCGTGCCTCAGGGCGAGGTGGGCGAGATGCTGGACGTGCAGATGGTCAAGCACTTCAGGGCCAAGCGGGAGCAGTTCCTGTGCCTCAGCCGCTACATCGGCGACTCCAAGGTGgtgcgctgggaagggcagcgCTTCGTGGAGGTGCAGACGCTGCCGTCGCGCGGCTCCATGGTGATGCAGCCCTTCGCCGTGGGCCAGCGGCAGTACCTGGCGCTGGGCAGCGACTTCTCCTTCACCCACGTCTACctgtgggaggaggagaagcagaaattCGCCAAGTTCCAGGAGCTGTCGGTGCAGGCGCCGCGGGCGTTCCGGGCCGTGCCGGCGGCCGacgtgcagctgctgctggcgccCAGCTTCAAGGCCAACACGCTGGTGTACCGGCACGTGGTGGTGGACCTCAGCCTGTAG
- the REEP4 gene encoding receptor expression-enhancing protein 4, which translates to MVSWILSRVIELLFGMLYPAYASYKAVKTKNIREYVRWMMYWIVFALFMTAETFTDLLIFWLPFYYEVKMAFVIWLLSPYTRGASLLYRRFVHPTLARREKDIDAFLVRARERSYETALSFGKRGLNLAATAAVQAATKSQGALAGRLRSFSMHDLRSLTEQAPVHFQDPLYLEEQEGLQQPLGLRYESESDEEELWSDSQVSPSASPRRDARPLSRWQSLRSLRKNPEKEGSCRLLRSRTRRRAALSEQES; encoded by the exons ATGGTGTCCTGGATCCTCAGCCGGGTGATTGA GCTGCTCTTCGGGATGCTCTACCCGGCCTACGCCTCCTACAAGGCGGTGAAGACGAAAAACATCCGGGAATAC GTCCGATGGATGATGTACTGGATCGTCTTCGCTCTCTTCATGACCGCAGAGACCTTCACCGACCTCCTCATCTTCTG GCTCCCCTTCTACTACGAGGTGAAGATGGCTTTTGTCAtctggctgctgtccccatACACGCGGGGGGCCAGCCTGCTCTACCGCCGCTTCGTGCACCCCACGCTGGCCCGCAGGGAGAAG GACATCGACGCGTTCCTGGTGCGCGCCCGCGAGCGCAGCTACGAGACCGCACTGAGCTTCGGCAAGAGGGGCCTCAACCTGGCGGCCACTGCCGCTGTCCAGGCAGCCACCAAG AGCCAGGGCGCGCTGGCCGGGCGGCTCCGCAGCTTCAGCATGCACGACCTGCGCTCCCTGACCGAGCAGGCCCCCGTGCACTTCCAGGACCCGCTGtacctggaggagcaggagggcctccagcagcccctgg ggctccGCTACGAGAGCGAGTCGGACGAGGAGGAGCTGTGGTCGGACTCGCAGGTGTCCCCCTCGGCATCGCCACGCCGGGATGCCAGACCCCTGTCCCGCTGGCAGAGCCTGAGAAGCCTGAGGAAGAACCCAGAAAAAGAG ggctcttgCCGCCTCCTGCGCAGCCGGACCAGGAGGAGAGCGGCTCTGTcggagcaggagagctga